The following coding sequences are from one Triticum dicoccoides isolate Atlit2015 ecotype Zavitan chromosome 4A, WEW_v2.0, whole genome shotgun sequence window:
- the LOC119286946 gene encoding uncharacterized protein LOC119286946 isoform X2, translating to MSAALGVEGWPEAAARRAVLQEASRRVTASPAGGRVAVRIDPQPPSLLVAMVPCFHAWKAIDSNQNHLLIEKSKNSKKGCSMGLGHAEISAAIGTDKAQLSIAYSEESISCRQSRHYDR from the exons ATGAGTGCGGCACTTGGGGTGGAAGGTTGGCCGGAGGCAGCAGCGAGGCGAGCTGTGCTGCAGGAGGCTTCGCGGCGGGTGACGGCTTCGCCCGCCGGCGGCCGTGTCGCAGTCCGCATCGATCCCCAGCCCCCTTCGTTGCTCGTGGCGATGGTCCCCTGCTTCCACGCCTG GAAGGCCATCGACTC CAATCAAAATCATTTGTTGATCGAGAAGTCCAAAAATAGTAAG AAAGGATGCTCAATGGGACTTGGTCACGCCGAGATATCAGCAGCAATCGGCACCGACAAAGCTCAATTATCTATTGCATATTCAGAAGAAAGCATCTCCTGTCGACAATCAAGGCACTATGACAG GTAG
- the LOC119286946 gene encoding uncharacterized protein LOC119286946 isoform X3, which produces MSAALGVEGWPEAAARRAVLQEASRRVTASPAGGRVAVRIDPQPPSLLVAMVPCFHAWKAIDSKDAQWDLVTPRYQQQSAPTKLNYLLHIQKKASPVDNQGTMTGSSSLRCKHL; this is translated from the exons ATGAGTGCGGCACTTGGGGTGGAAGGTTGGCCGGAGGCAGCAGCGAGGCGAGCTGTGCTGCAGGAGGCTTCGCGGCGGGTGACGGCTTCGCCCGCCGGCGGCCGTGTCGCAGTCCGCATCGATCCCCAGCCCCCTTCGTTGCTCGTGGCGATGGTCCCCTGCTTCCACGCCTG GAAGGCCATCGACTC AAAGGATGCTCAATGGGACTTGGTCACGCCGAGATATCAGCAGCAATCGGCACCGACAAAGCTCAATTATCTATTGCATATTCAGAAGAAAGCATCTCCTGTCGACAATCAAGGCACTATGACAG GTAGCTCAAGCCTAAGATGCAAACATCTCTAG
- the LOC119286946 gene encoding uncharacterized protein LOC119286946 isoform X1, producing MSAALGVEGWPEAAARRAVLQEASRRVTASPAGGRVAVRIDPQPPSLLVAMEGHRLVSLQAVPRLPSFPPRKDAQWDLVTPRYQQQSAPTKLNYLLHIQKKASPVDNQGTMTGSSSLRCKHL from the exons ATGAGTGCGGCACTTGGGGTGGAAGGTTGGCCGGAGGCAGCAGCGAGGCGAGCTGTGCTGCAGGAGGCTTCGCGGCGGGTGACGGCTTCGCCCGCCGGCGGCCGTGTCGCAGTCCGCATCGATCCCCAGCCCCCTTCGTTGCTCGTGGCGATG GAAGGCCATCGACTCGTAAGTCTACAAGCTGTCCCACGGCTGCCTTCATTTCCACCCAG AAAGGATGCTCAATGGGACTTGGTCACGCCGAGATATCAGCAGCAATCGGCACCGACAAAGCTCAATTATCTATTGCATATTCAGAAGAAAGCATCTCCTGTCGACAATCAAGGCACTATGACAG GTAGCTCAAGCCTAAGATGCAAACATCTCTAG
- the LOC119286945 gene encoding putative UDP-rhamnose:rhamnosyltransferase 1: protein MDDDGHGSSSSSPLHVVICPWLAFGHLLPCLDIAERLASRGHRVSFVSTPRNIARLPPVRPAVAPLVDFVALPLPHVDGLPEGAESTNDVPHDQFELLREAFDGLAAPFSEFLRAACVDGAGSRPDWLIVDTFHHWAAASAVQNKVPCVMLLLGAATVIAAWATGVSEHTADAVGKERSAAEAPSFETERRKLMITQNASGMTVAERYFLTLTRSNLVAIRSCAEWEPESVAALTTLAGKPVVTLGLLPPSPEGGRGVSKEDAAVRWLDAQPANKSVVYVALGSEVPLRAEQVHELALGLELSGARFLWALRKPSGVPDADILPPGFEERTRDRGLVVTGWVPQISVLAHDAVAAFLTHCGWNSTIEGLLFGHPLIMLPISSDQGPNARLMEGRKVGMQVPRNESDGSFTREDVAAMVRAVAMEEDGRRVFTANAKKMQEIVADGACHERCIDGLIQQLRSYKA from the exons ATGGACGACGACGGccacggctcctcctcctcctcgccgctgcACGTGGTGATCTGCCCGTGGCTCGCCTTCGGCCACCTGCTGCCGTGCCTCGACATCGCCGAGCGCCTGGCGTCGCGCGGCCACCGCGTGtccttcgtctccacgccgcgcaacATCGCGCGCCTCCCGCCGGTCCGGCCCGCCGTGGCGCCGCTCGTCGACTTTGTGGCGCTGCCGCTCCCGCACGTGGACGGCCTCCCCGAGGGCGCCGAGTCGACCAACGACGTCCCGCACGACCAGTTCGAGCTCCTCCGGGAGGCCTTCGACGGCCTCGCCGCGCCCTTCTCAGAGTTCCTGCGCGCCGCGTGCGTCGACGGAGCTGGCAGCAGGCCGGACTGGCTCATCGTTGACACCTTCCACCACTGGGCCGCCGCGTCCGCCGTCCAAAATAAG GTTCCATGTGTGATGCTTCTCCTGGGAGCCGCAACTGTGATCGCCGCCTGGGCCACAGGGGTGTCCGAGCACACCGCCGACGCCGTCGGAAAAGAGCGATCGGCAGCAGAAGCGCCGAGCTTCGAGACGGAGAGGAGAAAGCTAATGATCACCCAGAACGCGTCGGGGATGACGGTCGCCGAGCGCTACTTCCTGACGCTCACGAGGAGCAATCTCGTGGCCATCCGGAGCTGCGCCGAGTGGGAGCCCGAGAGCGTCGCCGCCCTCACCACGCTCGCGGGCAAGCCGGTTGTCACTCTCGGCCTCCTCCCACCGTCACCTGAGGGAGGGCGCGGTGTCAGCAAGGAGGACGCCGCCGTGCGCTGGCTCGACGCGCAACCGGCCAATAAGTCGGTGGTCTACGTCGCGCTCGGGAGCGAGGTGCCACTGCGCGCGGAGCAGGTGCACGAGCTGGCCCTCGGGCTGGAGCTCTCGGGGGCACGCTTCCTCTGGGCCCTGCGGAAGCCGTCCGGCGTGCCGGACGCCGACATCCTCCCTCCGGGGTTCGAGGAGCGCACGCGCGACCGCGGGCTCGTGGTGACCGGGTGGGTTCCTCAAATCAGCGTGCTGGCGCACGACGCCGTTGCCGCGTTCCTGACCCACTGTGGGTGGAACTCGACCATCGAAGGGCTCCTGTTCGGCCACCCGCTGATCATGCTACCCATCTCTAGCGACCAGGGGCCCAACGCGCGACTCATGGAGGGGAGGAAGGTTGGGATGCAGGTGCCGAGAAACGAGAGTGACGGATCGTTCACCCGGGAAGACGTCGCGGCGATGGTGCGGGCCGTCGCCATGGAGGAAGACGGCAGGAGGGTCTTCACGGCCAACGCCAAGAAGATGCAGGAGATCGTAGCCGACGGCGCATGCCATGAGAGGTGCATCGACGGGCTTATTCAGCAGCTCAGATCTTACAAGGCCTGA